In one Tessaracoccus palaemonis genomic region, the following are encoded:
- the ettA gene encoding energy-dependent translational throttle protein EttA: MAEFIYTMHNVRKTVGDKVILDNVTLSFLPGAKIGVVGPNGAGKSTMLKLMAGMDRPNNGEANLAKGATVGILLQEPPLNEGKTVLENVEEAVAETKAMLKRFDEIGMAMAEPDADFDALMDEMGRLQTELEHRNAWEIDSMLEQAMDALQCPPGDADVKVLSGGERRRVALCKLLLEAPDLLLLDEPTNHLDAESVDWLEKHLKTYPGAVLAVTHDRYFLDNVAEWICEIDRGRLYPYEGNYSKYLETKRARLTVEGKKDAKRAKILEKELEWVRANPKARQAKNKARLARYEELAAEAERRKAVDLAEINIPPGPRLGSVVLEVKNLRKGFGDRVLIDDLSFTLPRAGIVGIIGPNGVGKTTLFKTITGLEAADSGEVRVGETVSFSYVDQGRTGLDAKKNVWEVVSDGLDFIKVANFEMPSRAYVASFGFKGPDQQKLAGVLSGGERNRLNLALTLKQGGNVLLLDEPTNDLDVETLQSLEDALLEFPGCAVVISHDRWFLDRVATHILAWEGTDENPANWFWFEGNFADYEQNKIERLGPEASRPKSSAHRRLTR, encoded by the coding sequence GTGGCCGAGTTCATCTACACCATGCACAACGTCCGGAAGACGGTCGGTGACAAGGTCATTCTCGACAACGTCACGCTGTCGTTCCTCCCGGGCGCCAAGATCGGTGTCGTCGGCCCGAACGGCGCCGGCAAGTCCACCATGCTGAAGCTGATGGCCGGCATGGACCGGCCCAACAACGGCGAGGCGAACCTCGCCAAGGGCGCCACCGTCGGCATCCTGCTGCAGGAGCCGCCGCTGAACGAGGGCAAGACGGTCCTCGAGAACGTCGAGGAGGCCGTCGCCGAGACCAAGGCGATGCTGAAGCGATTCGACGAGATCGGCATGGCCATGGCCGAGCCGGATGCGGACTTCGACGCCCTGATGGACGAGATGGGCCGCCTGCAGACCGAGCTCGAGCACCGCAACGCCTGGGAGATCGACTCCATGCTGGAGCAGGCGATGGACGCGCTCCAGTGCCCGCCCGGCGACGCCGACGTCAAGGTCCTCTCGGGTGGCGAGCGCCGCCGCGTCGCGCTCTGCAAGCTGCTGCTCGAGGCCCCCGACCTGCTGCTGCTCGACGAGCCCACCAACCACCTCGACGCCGAGAGCGTCGACTGGCTCGAGAAGCACCTCAAGACCTACCCCGGCGCCGTGCTGGCCGTCACGCACGACCGCTACTTCCTGGACAACGTCGCCGAGTGGATCTGCGAGATCGACCGCGGCCGCCTCTACCCCTACGAGGGCAACTACTCCAAGTACCTGGAGACCAAGCGCGCCCGCCTGACCGTCGAGGGCAAGAAGGACGCCAAGCGCGCCAAGATCCTCGAGAAGGAACTCGAGTGGGTCCGCGCCAACCCGAAGGCCCGCCAGGCCAAGAACAAGGCCCGCCTCGCCCGCTACGAGGAGCTCGCCGCCGAGGCGGAGCGCCGCAAGGCCGTCGACCTGGCGGAGATCAACATCCCGCCGGGCCCGCGACTCGGCTCCGTCGTGCTCGAGGTCAAGAACCTCAGGAAGGGCTTCGGTGACCGCGTCCTCATCGACGACCTGTCCTTCACGCTGCCGCGCGCCGGCATCGTCGGCATCATCGGCCCCAACGGCGTCGGCAAGACCACGCTGTTCAAGACCATCACCGGCCTGGAGGCCGCCGACTCCGGCGAGGTCAGGGTCGGCGAGACCGTCTCCTTCAGCTACGTCGACCAGGGCCGCACCGGCCTCGACGCCAAGAAGAACGTCTGGGAGGTGGTCTCCGACGGCCTCGACTTCATCAAGGTCGCGAACTTCGAGATGCCCTCGCGTGCCTACGTCGCGTCCTTCGGGTTCAAGGGCCCCGACCAGCAGAAGCTGGCCGGCGTCCTGTCCGGCGGTGAGCGCAACCGCCTGAACCTGGCGCTCACCCTCAAGCAGGGCGGCAACGTGCTGCTGCTCGACGAGCCCACCAACGACCTCGACGTCGAGACGCTCCAGTCTCTGGAGGACGCGCTGCTGGAGTTCCCCGGCTGCGCCGTCGTCATCTCTCACGACCGCTGGTTCCTCGACCGCGTCGCCACCCACATCCTCGCGTGGGAGGGCACCGACGAGAACCCGGCGAACTGGTTCTGGTTCGAGGGCAACTTCGCCGACTACGAGCAGAACAAGATCGAGCGGCTCGGCCCGGAGGCCTCGCGTCCGAAGTCGTCGGCCCACCGCCGCCTGACCCGCTGA
- a CDS encoding 2'-5' RNA ligase family protein, with product MRSFFDAMTPWPRKEGALHVYALPDDDTRDTLAALSERLDGIDGLPRMPLPWLHLTVTRYGQFDGIGSMPLQDLAEAIDQELVGVGPFDIELGAPAASGNTVTCEAPSVPEWERLVSGVRRAVSVLGDDEELPPAPHGPHVTLAYANGDVDDALVAGRLADAPAVGTLRIDRVFLVSVTVRPELGSFDWMELANWSLKS from the coding sequence ATGCGAAGCTTCTTCGACGCCATGACTCCCTGGCCCCGCAAGGAGGGCGCGCTGCACGTGTACGCGCTGCCCGACGACGACACCCGCGACACCCTGGCCGCCCTCTCCGAGCGCCTCGACGGCATCGACGGGCTCCCCCGGATGCCGCTGCCCTGGCTGCACCTGACCGTCACGCGCTACGGACAGTTCGACGGCATCGGGTCGATGCCGCTGCAGGACCTGGCCGAGGCGATCGACCAGGAGCTCGTCGGCGTCGGCCCGTTCGACATCGAGCTGGGCGCGCCCGCTGCCTCCGGGAACACTGTGACGTGCGAGGCCCCCTCGGTCCCCGAATGGGAGCGGCTGGTGTCCGGGGTCCGGCGCGCCGTCAGCGTGCTGGGTGACGACGAGGAGCTGCCGCCTGCGCCGCACGGCCCGCACGTGACGCTGGCCTACGCCAACGGCGACGTCGACGACGCACTGGTCGCCGGGCGCCTGGCCGACGCGCCCGCCGTCGGGACCCTGCGGATCGACCGGGTGTTCCTGGTCTCCGTCACCGTCCGCCCCGAACTGGGGTCGTTCGACTGGATGGAGCTGGCCAACTGGTCGCTGAAGAGCTGA
- a CDS encoding iron chaperone codes for MAEKTGAEFSADEKAAMKSRAAELRAEKAAQKAADKAAALEQVCLEAIAAMPDDDRAIAERLHALVKENAPQLGSKTWYGFPAYTDDAGQVVLFFQPRVKFGARYSTLGFNDSAALDDGAMWPTSFAIDRLEQADEATVAELIRRAVGTA; via the coding sequence ATGGCCGAGAAGACGGGCGCCGAGTTCAGCGCCGACGAGAAGGCCGCGATGAAGTCGCGCGCCGCGGAACTGCGCGCGGAGAAGGCGGCGCAGAAGGCCGCCGACAAGGCCGCCGCGCTCGAGCAGGTCTGCCTGGAGGCCATCGCTGCCATGCCCGACGACGACCGCGCCATCGCCGAGCGGCTCCACGCCCTCGTCAAGGAGAACGCCCCCCAGTTGGGCTCCAAGACCTGGTACGGGTTCCCCGCCTACACCGACGACGCCGGTCAGGTGGTGCTGTTCTTCCAGCCCCGCGTGAAGTTCGGCGCCCGGTACTCGACGCTCGGATTCAACGACTCGGCCGCGCTCGACGACGGCGCCATGTGGCCGACGTCCTTCGCCATAGACCGGCTGGAGCAGGCGGACGAGGCGACGGTCGCCGAGCTGATCCGACGCGCCGTCGGCACCGCCTGA
- a CDS encoding DUF4365 domain-containing protein produces the protein MTQTKGKMIDDSTLNGATGIGLIALRAGQMKQVWHERHIDPGIDGTIELRDPSTGEMTDQHIFVQSKAYARFAGETQEKFHFTCDPRDLDYWLKASSPVIVVCSHPDTEEAWWAHVQSWFAEPARRASRRIDIDKATQKFDASAVEALFAIADPHAKAHTPGPVEKKETLVSNLLPVEFPPVYYTAQVPTGLRVRDVYAEQRRTKHEVRSDFFLSHGRIYTWAPIAGTALARVADTAANQTPVGELIDGGPDAQHLFVRLLNAGLQHDLRDVTRWSGDRKLLYYKATEDLSERQVRSASGRKRLAFKGYSQRKDTPTLKGYYRHAGLRWQFIEIGGAWFCELNPDYFFTSDGYKESPFADERLAKMKRIDRHRAVLGETELWAGLLRGDRAEDEENLLGATQDRLLTFDDLVTFAVDRGINDKAWKTPTGGENDADQLPFDFGEDEG, from the coding sequence GTGACTCAGACTAAAGGCAAGATGATCGACGACAGCACGCTCAACGGCGCGACTGGCATCGGACTGATTGCTCTACGTGCCGGTCAGATGAAGCAGGTCTGGCACGAGCGTCACATCGACCCCGGCATCGACGGCACGATCGAACTCCGCGACCCGTCCACCGGCGAGATGACCGACCAGCACATCTTCGTCCAGTCCAAGGCTTACGCCCGGTTCGCCGGCGAGACGCAAGAGAAGTTCCACTTCACTTGCGACCCACGCGACCTCGACTATTGGCTCAAGGCGAGTAGTCCGGTCATCGTCGTGTGCTCTCACCCGGACACGGAGGAGGCTTGGTGGGCTCACGTGCAATCCTGGTTCGCCGAACCGGCCCGCCGCGCGTCGCGGCGGATCGACATCGACAAGGCGACCCAGAAGTTCGACGCCAGTGCGGTTGAGGCCCTGTTCGCCATAGCCGACCCGCACGCAAAGGCGCACACCCCTGGGCCTGTAGAAAAGAAGGAGACTCTGGTCAGCAACTTGCTGCCCGTTGAGTTCCCTCCCGTCTACTACACCGCCCAGGTTCCCACCGGACTCAGGGTCCGCGACGTCTACGCAGAGCAGCGCAGGACCAAGCATGAGGTTCGTTCTGACTTCTTCCTCAGCCACGGGCGAATCTACACCTGGGCGCCGATCGCCGGGACCGCACTGGCACGAGTCGCCGATACTGCTGCCAACCAGACGCCGGTGGGTGAACTCATCGACGGCGGACCCGATGCCCAGCACCTGTTTGTGCGGCTGCTGAACGCAGGCCTGCAGCACGACCTGCGAGACGTGACCCGCTGGAGCGGGGATCGCAAACTGCTCTACTACAAGGCCACGGAAGACCTCTCTGAACGGCAGGTACGCAGTGCCAGCGGCCGCAAGCGGCTGGCGTTCAAGGGCTACTCCCAGCGCAAGGACACCCCGACCCTGAAGGGCTACTACCGGCACGCGGGGCTGCGGTGGCAGTTCATTGAGATCGGTGGCGCATGGTTCTGCGAACTCAACCCCGACTACTTCTTCACCAGCGACGGCTACAAGGAGTCGCCCTTCGCCGACGAGCGGTTGGCGAAGATGAAGCGCATCGACCGCCACCGCGCCGTCCTGGGAGAGACCGAACTCTGGGCTGGACTTCTTCGCGGCGACCGGGCAGAGGACGAGGAGAACCTGCTTGGCGCCACCCAGGACCGACTCCTGACCTTCGATGATCTGGTCACCTTTGCCGTCGACCGCGGCATCAACGACAAGGCCTGGAAGACCCCGACCGGTGGCGAGAACGATGCTGACCAGTTGCCGTTCGACTTCGGAGAGGACGAGGGATGA
- a CDS encoding dynamin family protein — MSGAEQLTAAFRRLDATLPLAQFPLPIEGAEALRSLAGSMAHQVRDYLLPRAARLDAPLLAVVGGSTGAGKSTLVNSILRSQVTRPGVLRPTTKSPVLVCHPSDEAWFRTEHVLPDLVRTDTQLHDSRALHIVATEALPPGLALLDAPDIDSIDDANRSLARQLLFAADLWLFVTSAARYADAVPWEYLATAAERNTVVAVIVNRCPPGALSDIGGHLAQLLSERGLPQAKLFAVAERALPSDGMVPPGDVSGIRQWLGQLTSESGARAQVAVQSLAGSVRSLDAQLTELTAGVQRQRDALAELRRETVAPYQRAAAAVAEAAGDGSLLRGEILSRWQDLVGTGEFMRSVEERISAIRDRISGWFKGEPKVEAMEVAIADSLTAVLLEAGERAAEETAASWSLTRWGRDILSAAPHLQRASEQFPEAAAAAIRAWQTDVLSLVEQQGRGKRMKARFLAIGTNVVGAALIIVVFASTGGLTTAEIGIAGGTSLLAQRLLEAVFGEDAVRRLAEHARRQLHDRVDDALADEAARYIQILETLSVAGDATEKLQAAAADLRDAARAAFDDLTAPELT; from the coding sequence ATGAGCGGCGCCGAGCAGCTGACCGCTGCCTTCCGCCGCCTCGACGCGACGCTGCCGCTCGCGCAGTTCCCGCTGCCGATCGAGGGGGCCGAGGCGCTGCGTTCGCTCGCGGGCTCGATGGCCCACCAGGTCCGCGACTACCTCCTGCCCCGCGCAGCGCGCCTTGACGCCCCGCTGCTGGCCGTCGTCGGCGGCTCGACCGGCGCCGGCAAGTCGACGCTCGTCAACTCGATCCTGCGCTCCCAGGTGACCAGGCCCGGCGTGCTGCGCCCGACCACGAAGTCGCCGGTGCTGGTGTGCCACCCGAGCGACGAGGCGTGGTTCCGCACCGAACACGTCCTGCCCGACCTCGTCCGCACCGACACGCAGCTGCACGACTCCCGCGCGCTGCACATCGTCGCCACCGAGGCGCTCCCGCCCGGCCTGGCGCTGCTCGATGCCCCCGACATCGACTCGATCGACGACGCCAACCGCAGCCTCGCGCGGCAGCTGCTCTTCGCCGCCGACCTGTGGCTGTTCGTCACCTCCGCCGCGCGCTACGCCGACGCGGTGCCGTGGGAGTACCTCGCCACCGCGGCCGAGCGCAACACCGTCGTCGCCGTCATCGTGAACCGCTGCCCACCCGGCGCGCTATCCGACATCGGCGGCCACCTCGCGCAGCTGCTCTCCGAGCGGGGCCTGCCGCAGGCGAAGCTGTTCGCCGTCGCCGAGCGGGCGCTGCCGTCCGACGGCATGGTGCCCCCGGGCGACGTCTCCGGCATCCGCCAGTGGCTGGGCCAGCTGACCTCCGAGTCGGGCGCCCGCGCCCAGGTCGCGGTCCAGAGCCTCGCGGGCTCCGTCCGATCCCTCGACGCGCAGCTCACCGAGCTGACCGCCGGAGTGCAGCGCCAGCGTGACGCGCTGGCCGAGCTGCGCCGCGAGACCGTGGCTCCCTACCAGCGCGCCGCCGCGGCTGTCGCGGAGGCGGCGGGAGACGGCTCGCTCCTGCGCGGCGAGATCCTCAGCCGCTGGCAGGACCTCGTCGGCACCGGCGAGTTCATGCGCTCGGTCGAGGAGCGCATCAGCGCGATCCGTGACCGCATCTCCGGCTGGTTCAAGGGCGAGCCGAAGGTCGAGGCCATGGAGGTCGCGATCGCAGACTCCCTGACCGCCGTCCTGCTGGAGGCGGGGGAGCGGGCCGCTGAGGAGACCGCCGCCTCGTGGTCCCTGACCCGCTGGGGCCGCGACATCCTGTCGGCCGCCCCGCACCTGCAGCGCGCCTCCGAGCAGTTCCCCGAGGCCGCGGCCGCAGCGATCCGCGCCTGGCAGACCGACGTGCTGAGCCTTGTCGAGCAGCAGGGCCGCGGCAAGCGCATGAAGGCCCGGTTCCTGGCCATCGGCACCAACGTCGTCGGCGCCGCCCTGATCATCGTCGTGTTCGCGTCCACCGGCGGGCTGACCACCGCAGAGATCGGCATCGCGGGAGGCACCTCTCTGCTTGCCCAGCGGCTGCTCGAGGCCGTTTTCGGGGAGGACGCCGTCCGGCGCCTCGCCGAGCACGCCCGACGCCAACTCCACGACCGCGTCGACGACGCGCTCGCCGACGAGGCCGCGCGCTACATCCAGATCCTGGAGACGCTGTCGGTGGCCGGCGACGCGACAGAGAAACTCCAGGCCGCAGCGGCCGACCTGCGCGACGCAGCCCGCGCCGCCTTCGACGACCTGACAGCCCCGGAGCTCACCTGA
- a CDS encoding PrsW family intramembrane metalloprotease — protein sequence MTTADASRDRWLNGLPAEPVQRRWYSRLLRSPLFWLAVVLIPFYAYCLVDQYWLLSPSETFEDGSMTLGISNEAFRRAAFYAMWTAMAYSALFIWLDRFRTSNPLVWLLTFGWGACAATWFSIYVNSWAGEMMATTEANSDSGSRAAVFSAPFVEEFAKATILILLVVLWRNKVVSRLSMVALAGLSAVGFAFTENIIYYSRVWMQATHDITIADPEATMVQLVMLRGVYTSFGHPLFTIMTASGLVIGLGARSKIVRVLAPLGGFMLACAGHMLFNGLSSTNSTSALMFPYYLALALVAVIVISLIVSVVGNGQVLKARLGDYQRAGWLTPRQVEVYGGPLRRIKLIWFSIFRGPRVWWQTTRLLRRATELAYLRNSMARGTVAGPGDDRAHELITEINQLAVGGKALSDYRGLKVLPPRRRRRAVPPPTGGHLPQGQLTDAYPPPVAPGPAGVGGNWPAPR from the coding sequence ATGACTACAGCTGATGCCTCCCGGGACCGGTGGCTGAACGGGCTTCCCGCGGAGCCCGTGCAGCGCCGGTGGTACTCGCGGCTGCTGCGCAGCCCGCTGTTCTGGCTCGCTGTGGTGCTGATCCCCTTCTACGCCTACTGCCTCGTCGACCAGTACTGGCTGCTCAGCCCGTCCGAGACGTTCGAGGACGGTTCGATGACGCTGGGCATCAGCAACGAGGCGTTCCGCCGGGCCGCGTTCTACGCGATGTGGACGGCGATGGCCTACTCGGCCCTGTTCATCTGGCTCGACCGGTTCCGCACGTCGAACCCGCTGGTGTGGCTGCTGACGTTCGGCTGGGGCGCCTGCGCGGCCACGTGGTTCTCGATCTATGTGAACTCGTGGGCCGGCGAGATGATGGCGACGACTGAGGCCAACTCGGACTCGGGTTCGCGCGCCGCGGTGTTCTCCGCGCCGTTCGTCGAGGAGTTCGCCAAGGCGACCATCCTGATCCTGCTCGTGGTCCTGTGGCGCAACAAGGTGGTCTCGCGCCTGTCGATGGTCGCGCTCGCCGGGCTCTCGGCCGTCGGGTTCGCCTTCACCGAGAACATCATCTACTACTCGCGCGTGTGGATGCAGGCCACGCACGACATCACCATCGCCGACCCCGAGGCGACGATGGTGCAGCTGGTCATGCTGCGCGGGGTCTACACGTCCTTCGGGCACCCGCTGTTCACGATCATGACCGCCTCCGGGCTGGTCATCGGGCTCGGCGCCCGGAGCAAGATCGTCCGCGTGCTCGCCCCGCTCGGCGGATTCATGCTCGCCTGCGCGGGCCACATGCTCTTCAACGGCCTGTCGTCGACGAACTCGACCTCGGCGCTGATGTTCCCGTACTACCTTGCGCTGGCGCTGGTGGCGGTCATCGTCATCTCGCTGATCGTCAGCGTGGTGGGCAACGGCCAGGTCCTCAAGGCCCGGCTGGGCGACTACCAGCGCGCCGGCTGGCTCACGCCGCGCCAGGTCGAGGTCTACGGCGGCCCGCTGCGCCGCATCAAGCTGATCTGGTTCTCCATCTTCCGCGGCCCCCGCGTGTGGTGGCAGACCACCAGGCTGCTGCGCAGGGCCACCGAGCTGGCCTACCTGCGCAACTCCATGGCCCGCGGCACGGTCGCCGGCCCGGGCGACGACCGCGCGCATGAGCTGATCACCGAGATCAACCAGCTGGCCGTCGGGGGGAAGGCGCTGAGCGACTACCGCGGACTCAAGGTCCTCCCGCCCCGACGCCGCCGCCGCGCTGTGCCGCCCCCGACGGGCGGGCACCTCCCGCAGGGACAGCTGACCGATGCCTACCCGCCCCCCGTCGCACCCGGCCCGGCCGGCGTCGGCGGCAACTGGCCGGCACCTCGATGA
- a CDS encoding DUF4209 domain-containing protein, giving the protein MSIECATVLDPDALAHAAWAKAITSAAAAGGDYHDYWTVLDGAAKQVRESTPELERTFALFGGIASLMLQADKPAEPYSPAIVTSTGRTMAEEDLGQEELAFLASIINGVEPAKLRARIGDILWRRSARENRYRFGAIALDAYMLVDLTPDSWASDGEGCWARAIELAYRTNAKEKLTQICQTLLTLFDQATVDDGYYTMALATLLFRSRVPETDAPKIADRMLALSSEMEASGDLWRARDFVLEAERWYRRLGMGETVVDIHVREADLWQREAATILATDKARAAVAASHLESALKALLKVPRAQRRDRGLDTRIEQVRWKVRDAHAAAVEQMTTFDSGAIDLTKAARQARGRVKDLDVLTALMKFVTLAPYASEADARQEATSAVNEPRLINLVSRTVYTSDARVAARSTPTLGEDNQDERIWHVMVSDFSNRAIALTNGAILPALSQLQVEHRLSLRDFRNIAQSSAVVPADREGLFASALFHGFNRDFTSALYILAPQMENLVRQVMKSVRVSTTTFDADNIETENSLNALLERPEAAEIFGADVVFELRALYCEQVGPNLRNEVAHGLLDDDGSASLYAVYAWRQALRLIYMPFWKRYHVEAEPTNDSDQ; this is encoded by the coding sequence ATGAGCATCGAGTGCGCCACCGTTCTGGACCCTGACGCGCTGGCGCATGCCGCGTGGGCCAAGGCGATCACGAGCGCGGCCGCTGCGGGCGGCGATTATCACGACTACTGGACCGTGCTCGACGGCGCGGCCAAGCAGGTCCGCGAATCGACCCCGGAGCTGGAGCGCACCTTCGCTCTCTTCGGCGGGATCGCATCACTGATGTTGCAGGCCGACAAGCCCGCGGAGCCGTATAGCCCGGCAATCGTGACCAGCACAGGCAGAACGATGGCGGAGGAGGATCTGGGGCAGGAAGAGTTGGCATTCCTAGCGTCGATCATCAATGGGGTCGAGCCGGCCAAGCTACGGGCGCGGATCGGGGACATCCTGTGGCGAAGGAGCGCGCGTGAGAACAGATACCGGTTCGGAGCGATCGCGCTCGACGCATACATGCTGGTCGACCTGACTCCCGACTCGTGGGCAAGCGACGGCGAAGGCTGTTGGGCGCGGGCGATCGAGCTTGCCTACCGAACCAACGCCAAAGAGAAGCTGACCCAGATCTGCCAGACCCTCTTGACACTCTTCGACCAGGCAACTGTCGACGACGGCTACTACACCATGGCGCTGGCCACGCTCCTGTTCCGGTCTCGGGTGCCAGAGACAGACGCTCCGAAGATAGCGGATCGCATGCTTGCCTTGAGCAGCGAAATGGAGGCAAGCGGCGACCTGTGGCGGGCCAGAGACTTCGTACTTGAAGCGGAACGCTGGTATCGCAGGCTGGGCATGGGCGAGACGGTCGTCGACATACATGTTCGCGAAGCGGACCTGTGGCAGCGCGAAGCCGCCACAATCTTGGCCACCGACAAGGCAAGGGCTGCTGTGGCTGCGTCGCATCTGGAGAGCGCGCTGAAGGCGTTGCTGAAGGTGCCGCGAGCACAACGGCGAGACCGCGGCCTCGACACGAGGATCGAACAAGTCAGATGGAAGGTTCGAGATGCCCACGCCGCCGCCGTGGAACAGATGACGACCTTCGACTCCGGGGCCATTGACCTGACCAAGGCGGCTCGGCAGGCTCGGGGCCGAGTCAAGGATCTCGACGTGCTCACCGCACTAATGAAGTTCGTCACTCTTGCCCCGTACGCCTCGGAAGCAGACGCCAGGCAAGAGGCGACGTCGGCGGTGAACGAGCCACGCCTGATCAACCTCGTCAGCCGCACCGTCTACACGTCGGACGCGCGGGTCGCGGCGCGCAGCACCCCGACCCTAGGGGAGGACAACCAAGACGAACGGATCTGGCACGTGATGGTCTCGGATTTCAGCAACCGGGCGATCGCGCTGACGAACGGGGCGATCCTGCCCGCTCTGTCTCAGCTCCAGGTAGAGCATCGTCTCTCGCTCCGAGACTTCAGGAACATCGCCCAGTCCTCCGCCGTCGTGCCTGCAGACCGCGAGGGCTTGTTCGCCAGTGCGCTGTTCCACGGCTTCAACCGGGACTTCACCTCGGCTCTCTACATCTTGGCGCCACAAATGGAAAACCTGGTACGGCAGGTAATGAAGTCCGTGCGTGTGTCTACGACCACCTTTGACGCCGACAACATCGAGACGGAGAACAGCCTAAATGCACTCCTGGAGCGCCCCGAAGCGGCGGAAATCTTCGGTGCGGATGTCGTGTTTGAGTTGCGGGCGCTCTATTGCGAGCAGGTCGGGCCGAACCTCCGCAACGAGGTCGCTCACGGTCTTCTGGACGACGATGGTTCGGCCTCCCTGTACGCGGTGTACGCCTGGCGGCAAGCACTTCGGCTCATCTACATGCCCTTCTGGAAGCGGTACCACGTAGAAGCGGAGCCCACAAATGACTCAGATCAGTAG
- a CDS encoding GTPase has product MTLTDQLAYLNQAVEHVSGRVPAETEAHARHVLAHAGRRLAAGPQTVVALGGATGSGKSSLFNAISGTRLAEQGARRPTTSKTLAVSFSATNPPLLDLLGVERRHEAEPPTPAFADVVLLDLPDHDSTSRVHRDEVDRMVGLVDQFVWVLDPQKYADAAIHKRYLQPLAGHREVITVVLNHADLLNPEARAQCLADVRRLLDSDGLTGVPLIATSALTGMGLEELRARLGLLAQSKKAAAQRLAADVDEVARELDHALGRIDVPAPGREVLDRVTVELSAAAGVPVVVDAVRDSVRHRGRLATGWPLVKWIGRLKPDPLRRLRLGEAQPRPELESAPVVERSSLPTRSPASTAHQSAALRTIVGAVGDPLPGPWRQGVVDALRAAEPRLPDELDRAVVTTDLRVARNPAWWQVIRALQWVLIAVVVVGLGWLTLNAALGYLGLPPFASYPLGPAGGLQVPVPTVLLLGGVVGGILTSGLSQLAINAAAGSSARRAQKALRSSVEAVAERSLVGPAMAQVQDYAAARAAIDRLL; this is encoded by the coding sequence ATGACCCTGACCGACCAGCTCGCGTACCTCAACCAGGCCGTCGAGCACGTCTCCGGGCGCGTCCCGGCCGAGACCGAGGCCCACGCCCGCCACGTGCTTGCGCACGCCGGCAGGCGGCTGGCGGCCGGCCCGCAGACCGTCGTCGCGCTCGGCGGAGCCACCGGCTCGGGCAAGTCCAGCCTCTTCAACGCCATCAGCGGCACCCGGCTCGCCGAGCAGGGCGCCCGCCGTCCGACGACCTCGAAGACGCTGGCCGTCAGCTTCTCCGCGACCAACCCGCCGCTGCTGGACCTGCTGGGCGTCGAGCGCCGCCACGAGGCGGAGCCCCCGACGCCGGCCTTCGCCGACGTCGTGCTGCTCGACCTCCCCGACCACGACTCGACCAGCCGGGTGCATCGCGACGAGGTCGACCGGATGGTCGGCCTGGTCGACCAGTTCGTCTGGGTCCTCGACCCGCAGAAATACGCCGACGCGGCCATCCACAAGCGCTACCTGCAGCCGCTCGCCGGGCACCGCGAGGTCATCACCGTCGTCCTCAACCACGCCGACCTCCTCAACCCGGAGGCCCGGGCGCAGTGCCTCGCCGACGTCCGCCGCCTGCTCGACTCCGACGGCCTGACCGGCGTGCCGCTCATCGCCACCAGCGCCCTGACGGGCATGGGGCTCGAGGAGCTCCGGGCCCGGCTCGGCCTGCTGGCCCAGTCCAAGAAGGCGGCGGCGCAGCGGCTGGCCGCCGACGTCGACGAGGTGGCCCGCGAGCTCGACCACGCGCTGGGCCGGATCGACGTGCCCGCACCCGGGCGCGAGGTGCTCGACCGCGTCACCGTCGAGCTGTCGGCCGCGGCGGGCGTGCCGGTCGTCGTCGACGCCGTGCGTGACTCCGTGCGCCACCGGGGGCGGCTCGCCACCGGCTGGCCGCTGGTCAAGTGGATCGGCCGCCTGAAGCCCGACCCGCTGCGCCGCCTGCGGCTCGGGGAGGCGCAGCCGCGGCCCGAGCTGGAGTCGGCCCCGGTGGTCGAGCGCAGCTCCCTGCCGACCCGGTCCCCGGCCTCGACCGCCCACCAGTCCGCAGCCCTGCGCACCATCGTCGGCGCCGTCGGCGACCCGCTGCCCGGACCCTGGCGCCAGGGCGTCGTCGACGCGCTGCGTGCCGCGGAGCCCCGCCTCCCGGATGAGCTCGACCGCGCCGTGGTGACCACCGACCTGCGCGTGGCCAGGAACCCCGCCTGGTGGCAGGTCATCCGCGCGCTGCAGTGGGTGCTGATCGCTGTGGTGGTCGTCGGGCTGGGCTGGCTCACCCTGAACGCCGCGCTCGGCTACCTCGGGCTCCCGCCGTTCGCCAGCTATCCGCTCGGGCCCGCGGGCGGCCTGCAGGTCCCGGTTCCCACGGTGCTGCTGCTCGGCGGCGTCGTCGGCGGCATCCTGACCTCGGGCCTGTCCCAGCTGGCGATCAACGCGGCGGCGGGCTCCTCGGCACGCCGAGCGCAGAAGGCGCTGAGGTCGTCGGTCGAGGCCGTCGCCGAGCGGAGCCTCGTCGGCCCGGCGATGGCCCAGGTGCAGGATTACGCGGCCGCGCGCGCCGCCATCGACAGGCTCCTCTGA